Proteins encoded by one window of Kribbella italica:
- a CDS encoding isoprenyl transferase: MRTPGKQRLRNAVYGLYERRLARSLSPDRMPRHIGVIIDGNRRWARASGDPVSRGHEAGASKISEFLGWCDEVGVKVVTVWMLSTDNLTRPADELEPLLRIIEQTVEEMAAVGGRRIHPVGALDLLPSATAEVLKSAETATQHAEGLLVNVAVGYGGRRELADAVRSLLLEEAAKGISIEELAERVDVEHIAEHLYTKGQPDPDLVIRTSGEQRLGGFLLWQSALSEFYFCEALWPDFRHVDFLRAIRSYAQRERRFGV, translated from the coding sequence ATGCGGACACCCGGCAAGCAGCGCCTGCGCAACGCCGTGTACGGACTGTACGAGCGCCGGCTGGCGCGCTCCCTCTCGCCGGACCGGATGCCTCGCCACATCGGCGTGATCATCGACGGCAACCGGCGCTGGGCCCGGGCCTCGGGCGATCCGGTGTCGCGCGGGCACGAGGCGGGCGCGAGCAAGATCTCGGAGTTCCTGGGCTGGTGCGACGAGGTCGGCGTCAAGGTGGTCACGGTCTGGATGCTGTCGACCGACAACCTGACCCGCCCGGCCGACGAGCTGGAGCCGCTGCTGCGGATCATCGAGCAGACCGTCGAGGAGATGGCCGCGGTCGGTGGCCGGCGGATCCACCCGGTCGGCGCGCTGGACCTGCTGCCGTCCGCGACCGCCGAGGTGCTGAAGAGCGCGGAGACCGCGACCCAGCACGCCGAGGGTCTGCTGGTGAACGTCGCCGTCGGGTACGGCGGCCGCCGCGAGCTGGCCGACGCGGTCCGCTCGCTGCTGCTGGAGGAGGCCGCCAAGGGCATCTCGATCGAGGAGTTGGCCGAGCGCGTCGACGTCGAGCACATCGCCGAGCACCTGTACACCAAGGGCCAGCCGGACCCGGACCTCGTCATCCGCACCTCCGGCGAGCAGCGCCTCGGCGGCTTCCTGCTGTGGCAGAGCGCGCTGTCGGAGTTCTACTTCTGCGAGGCCCTGTGGCCCGACTTCCGGCACGTCGACTTCCTGCGGGCGATCCGCTCGTACGCCCAACGCGAACGCCGCTTCGGCGTCTGA
- the trhA gene encoding PAQR family membrane homeostasis protein TrhA — protein MTAKTVSGGTTPTEPPAERETGHRLGQALKPKLRGWLHAGTFPFATAAGIVLICLAPSASARWAAAVYTLGSMLLFGISALYHRFYWGPTGEAVLRRLDHSNIFLLIAGTYTPLGMVLLSGNDRILLLSTAWGGALIGILFRIFWVGAPRWLYTPIYLALGWVAIFWMNDFYHLGGASVVTLLAVGGGLYSIGAVIYGTKRPNPSPLWFGFHEIFHACTVAAFVCHYVAVSIATYRAG, from the coding sequence ATGACGGCCAAGACCGTGTCCGGCGGCACCACCCCCACCGAACCGCCGGCCGAACGCGAGACCGGGCACCGCCTGGGCCAGGCGCTGAAGCCGAAGCTGCGCGGCTGGCTGCACGCCGGCACCTTCCCGTTCGCGACCGCCGCGGGCATCGTGCTGATCTGCCTGGCGCCGAGCGCGAGCGCCCGCTGGGCCGCGGCCGTCTACACGCTGGGCTCGATGCTGCTGTTCGGCATCTCGGCGCTGTACCACCGGTTCTACTGGGGCCCGACCGGCGAGGCGGTCCTGCGCCGGCTCGACCACAGCAACATCTTCCTGCTGATCGCCGGCACCTACACCCCGCTGGGCATGGTGCTGCTGAGCGGCAACGACCGGATCCTGCTGCTCAGCACCGCCTGGGGCGGCGCGCTGATCGGCATCCTGTTCCGGATCTTCTGGGTCGGCGCCCCGCGCTGGCTCTACACGCCGATCTACCTGGCGCTCGGCTGGGTCGCGATCTTCTGGATGAACGACTTCTACCACCTCGGCGGCGCCTCGGTCGTGACGCTGCTGGCCGTCGGCGGCGGGCTCTACTCGATCGGCGCGGTCATCTACGGCACCAAACGGCCGAACCCGTCACCGCTGTGGTTCGGCTTCCACGAGATCTTCCACGCGTGCACGGTGGCCGCGTTCGTCTGCCACTACGTCGCCGTCAGCATCGCCACCTACCGCGCCGGCTGA